From Salinirubellus salinus, the proteins below share one genomic window:
- a CDS encoding formate--tetrahydrofolate ligase, with product MSPPDESGSSIPNDYEIAQSVEKRHIADVVEPFGLDREDLELQGEYKAKVKLDAIERATAEKEDDGKLVLVTGMTPTPLGEGKTVTTVGLGQAFNHIDKDALIAIREPSLGPVFGVKGGAAGGGWSQVLPMEDINLHFTGDLHALTSAHNLVSTMLDNHIKQGNELDIAVNWVNWPRAIDMNDRVLRETVVGLGGDVTGIPREDGFILTAASEMMAVLCLADSLQDLKERVSRIIVAYDEDGEPVTADDIDATGPVTILLRDALKPNVVQTIEGTPAFVHGGPFANIAHGTNSLMADELASSLSEYLVTEAGFGSDLGAEKFMNIVCRFGEMEPDAVTLVASVRALKYHGQEMWPPDLDELEAEDVGMVRRGLANLDKHVRNLQKFGVPVVVAVNRFPGDTDAEVQAVIDHCKDLGIRAAESNVFSDGGEGGVELAEQVVDAAETPSDFTPLYDLDVPIKQKIETIATEIYGADGVEYHGSAEDDIERLTDHGFDDVPICMSKTFHSLSDDPSKKGAPDDWTLEVTEVYPSAGAGFLVALTGDVLTLPGLPSEPAAANMDIDADGTISGLF from the coding sequence ATGTCACCCCCAGACGAGAGCGGTTCCTCGATACCGAACGACTACGAGATCGCACAGTCAGTCGAGAAGCGCCACATCGCGGACGTGGTCGAACCGTTCGGCCTCGACCGCGAGGACCTGGAGCTCCAGGGGGAGTACAAGGCGAAGGTGAAACTCGACGCCATCGAGCGGGCGACGGCGGAGAAGGAGGACGACGGGAAGCTCGTCCTCGTCACCGGGATGACCCCGACACCGCTGGGCGAGGGGAAGACGGTGACGACGGTCGGGCTCGGTCAGGCGTTCAACCACATCGACAAGGACGCCCTCATCGCCATCCGCGAGCCGTCGCTCGGCCCGGTGTTCGGCGTGAAGGGTGGTGCCGCGGGCGGCGGGTGGTCGCAGGTACTCCCGATGGAGGACATCAACCTCCACTTCACGGGTGACCTCCACGCGCTCACCTCGGCACACAACCTCGTCTCGACGATGCTGGACAACCACATCAAGCAGGGCAACGAGCTCGACATCGCGGTCAACTGGGTCAACTGGCCCCGCGCCATCGACATGAACGACCGGGTGCTACGCGAGACGGTGGTGGGCCTCGGCGGGGACGTGACCGGCATCCCCCGCGAGGACGGGTTCATCCTCACCGCCGCCTCGGAGATGATGGCGGTGCTCTGTCTCGCCGACAGCCTGCAGGACCTGAAAGAGCGCGTCTCGCGCATCATCGTCGCCTACGACGAGGACGGCGAACCCGTCACGGCCGACGACATCGACGCGACCGGGCCGGTGACCATCCTCCTGCGCGACGCGCTGAAGCCGAACGTCGTCCAGACCATCGAGGGGACCCCGGCGTTCGTCCACGGCGGCCCGTTCGCCAACATCGCCCACGGCACGAACTCGCTGATGGCGGACGAACTCGCCTCTAGCCTCTCCGAGTACCTCGTCACCGAGGCCGGGTTCGGCTCCGACCTCGGGGCCGAGAAGTTCATGAACATCGTCTGCCGGTTCGGCGAGATGGAACCCGACGCGGTGACGCTCGTCGCCTCCGTCCGGGCGCTCAAGTACCACGGGCAGGAGATGTGGCCGCCGGACCTCGACGAACTCGAGGCGGAGGACGTCGGGATGGTCCGGCGCGGGCTGGCGAACCTCGACAAGCACGTCCGGAACCTCCAGAAGTTCGGCGTCCCGGTCGTCGTCGCGGTGAACCGCTTCCCCGGGGACACCGACGCGGAGGTGCAGGCAGTCATCGACCACTGCAAGGACCTCGGGATCCGTGCCGCCGAGTCGAACGTGTTCAGCGACGGCGGCGAGGGCGGCGTCGAGCTGGCCGAGCAGGTCGTGGACGCGGCCGAGACGCCCTCGGACTTCACGCCGCTCTACGACCTCGACGTCCCCATCAAGCAGAAGATCGAGACCATCGCCACGGAGATCTACGGGGCCGACGGCGTGGAGTACCACGGGAGCGCCGAGGACGACATCGAGCGCCTGACCGACCACGGCTTCGACGACGTGCCCATCTGCATGTCCAAGACGTTCCACTCGCTCAGCGACGACCCGAGCAAGAAGGGCGCGCCGGACGACTGGACGCTGGAGGTGACGGAGGTGTACCCCTCGGCCGGCGCCGGCTTCCTCGTCGCGCTGACGGGTGACGTGCTGACGCTCCCGGGCCTCCCGAGCGAACCCGCCGCGGCGAACATGGACATCGACGCGGACGGCACCATCTCCGGGCTGTTCTGA
- a CDS encoding trimethylamine methyltransferase family protein, which yields MDHDGTATGLPSLDRLDEEECTAIHEASMRILEEFGVKLGHERARSLLESHGGHVDERDVVTVPREVVEDAVRAAPSSFTLHARNPANDVVVGGDGPPVRTPGYGPPNVRTYAEGRRPATRADYERLVKLAQVETAIGCTGYRVCEPPAIDEATGHYEMLERALTLTDKPVMGPTYGEERARACMEMVGIATGDPELARPYVAGLVNTVPPRSLEREMLGGLLTYAEHGQPPIVSSFTVAGASGPPTLAASLAQANAENLLAITLTQLVNPGTPVVYGVPTATVDPRYGSLSIGTPESALFVAAAARLATFYGLPSRAGGGLSDAKSVDHQSGFESMFLQTVTDFAGIDFVLNAAGILESYSTISPEKFVLDCEAMRCLDRFREGFAVDEAHLDLERIGGTDPAGHFVGAAGSAAGGESGFFRSAFVDKRAHRDWADDGGKSAFEQAHERVERRLAAYERPPMDADAERELAAYVAEHGGD from the coding sequence ATGGATCACGACGGGACGGCCACCGGCCTGCCGTCGCTCGACCGACTCGACGAGGAGGAGTGTACGGCCATCCACGAAGCGTCCATGCGCATCCTCGAGGAGTTCGGCGTCAAGCTCGGCCACGAGCGTGCCCGCTCGCTGCTCGAGAGCCACGGCGGCCACGTCGACGAGCGGGACGTGGTCACCGTCCCCCGCGAGGTCGTCGAGGACGCCGTCCGAGCCGCCCCCTCGTCGTTCACCCTCCACGCGCGGAACCCGGCCAACGACGTCGTCGTCGGCGGAGACGGCCCGCCGGTCCGCACGCCGGGCTACGGTCCCCCGAACGTCCGGACGTACGCGGAGGGCCGGCGTCCGGCCACGCGCGCTGACTACGAGCGGCTCGTGAAGCTCGCGCAGGTCGAGACGGCCATCGGCTGTACGGGCTATCGGGTCTGCGAGCCGCCGGCGATCGACGAGGCGACGGGACACTACGAGATGCTGGAGCGGGCGCTGACGCTCACGGACAAGCCGGTGATGGGTCCCACCTACGGAGAGGAACGCGCCCGTGCCTGCATGGAGATGGTCGGTATCGCCACGGGCGACCCGGAGCTCGCACGGCCCTACGTGGCCGGGCTGGTCAACACGGTCCCGCCCCGGAGCCTCGAACGCGAGATGCTCGGTGGCCTCCTGACGTACGCGGAGCACGGGCAGCCCCCCATCGTCTCCTCGTTCACCGTCGCCGGGGCGTCCGGGCCGCCGACGCTCGCGGCGTCGCTGGCGCAGGCCAACGCCGAGAACCTCCTCGCCATCACGCTCACGCAACTGGTCAACCCCGGCACGCCCGTCGTCTACGGCGTGCCGACGGCGACCGTTGACCCCCGGTACGGCTCGCTCTCCATCGGCACGCCGGAGTCCGCGCTGTTCGTCGCCGCCGCCGCGCGACTCGCCACGTTCTACGGCCTCCCGTCCCGGGCCGGCGGCGGCCTCTCGGACGCGAAGTCCGTCGACCACCAGAGCGGCTTCGAGTCGATGTTCCTCCAGACGGTGACCGACTTCGCCGGCATCGACTTCGTCCTCAACGCGGCCGGCATCCTCGAGTCGTACTCCACCATCTCGCCCGAGAAGTTCGTCCTCGACTGCGAGGCGATGCGGTGTCTCGACCGGTTCCGCGAGGGGTTCGCCGTGGACGAGGCACACCTCGACCTGGAACGCATCGGGGGGACGGACCCGGCCGGCCACTTCGTCGGCGCGGCCGGTTCGGCGGCGGGCGGCGAGAGCGGCTTCTTCCGGTCGGCGTTCGTCGACAAGCGCGCGCACCGCGACTGGGCCGACGACGGCGGGAAGTCGGCGTTCGAACAGGCCCACGAACGGGTCGAGCGGCGGCTCGCGGCTTACGAGCGTCCCCCGATGGACGCCGACGCCGAACGGGAACTCGCGGCCTACGTCGCCGAGCACGGCGGAGACTGA
- the folP gene encoding dihydropteroate synthase, with protein MEYHEAVNRLERLRRLRPKLGVGTTASLLETLGDPQEGLPAVQVAGSNGKGSTARTLERVLREAGLTVGLYTSPDLNDLRERIRVRGQKIPKHEVSRFVEVAWPEIVDRSVEGDEPTFFETFTALALWRFDRSDVDVAVLEVGIGGRYDATSVVDPVASAVTSVSLEHTEILGDTVEEIARDKANVTPAERPLVTGATGAALDAIRADHPVLTVGPEDADVYASEGEVVSPTASKLSLVGPDWAVETRTPLPGAHMATNAGIAATLARQVGDALGVDVTEADIAAGVRNVHAPGRFEVMDHAPLTVLDGAHNPDACVKLADTLERLEYDSLHLVFGAMREKDHPAMCRALPAADRAYLAEPDVERARGTDTLATVFDRETDAAVDTFDSVLGALEAACWAADPGDCVLATGSLYTVAEARDHWTRSPRVVRTDSHGAAREALASADVPRAVRTDRVDAMVDRTLRFHVRRGRAGELVGRMRSLGGTGAVSGIEAADQHVEVVLTGTLDQFRDLVRYVRACPDGRRLAGRVNRALGIGTDETPAAYPWHDGTAVMGILNVTPDSFHDGGEYDTVPAAVDRAEAMVVDGADIVDVGGESTRPGADPVPAAEERERVVPVVERLADLDTFVSVDTRKALVAEAALEAGADMVNDVTGLGDAAMREVVAAHDVPAVVMHSLSAPVDPHHRYGYDDVVDDVLEGLTERVLLAERAGIDRSNLLLDPGLGFGKRAAESFELLDRLSEFRALGTPVMVGHSHKSMFEAVGCGPDERLAPTVAATALAAERGADVVRVHDVAENVAAVETARKTRGE; from the coding sequence ATGGAGTACCACGAGGCGGTGAACCGTCTGGAGCGACTACGGCGGCTCCGGCCGAAACTGGGGGTGGGGACCACCGCCTCCCTGCTGGAGACGCTGGGGGACCCACAGGAGGGCCTCCCGGCGGTGCAGGTCGCCGGGTCCAACGGGAAGGGGAGCACCGCGCGAACGCTGGAGCGCGTCCTGCGCGAGGCGGGGCTGACCGTCGGGCTCTACACCTCGCCGGACCTGAACGACCTGCGCGAGCGCATCCGCGTGCGAGGCCAGAAGATACCGAAACACGAGGTGTCGCGGTTCGTCGAGGTGGCGTGGCCGGAGATCGTCGACCGGTCGGTCGAGGGCGACGAACCGACGTTCTTCGAGACGTTCACCGCGCTGGCGCTCTGGCGCTTCGACCGCTCGGACGTGGACGTGGCCGTCCTCGAGGTGGGCATCGGCGGGCGCTACGACGCGACGAGCGTCGTCGACCCGGTGGCCAGCGCCGTCACCAGCGTCAGCCTCGAACACACCGAGATCCTCGGGGACACCGTCGAGGAGATCGCCCGCGACAAGGCCAACGTCACCCCCGCGGAACGACCCCTCGTCACGGGCGCGACGGGGGCGGCCCTCGACGCCATCCGCGCCGACCACCCCGTCCTCACCGTCGGCCCGGAGGACGCGGACGTCTACGCCAGCGAGGGCGAGGTGGTCTCGCCGACGGCGTCGAAACTCTCGCTCGTCGGCCCGGACTGGGCCGTCGAGACGCGGACGCCCCTGCCGGGCGCGCACATGGCGACCAACGCGGGCATCGCCGCGACGCTCGCCAGACAGGTCGGGGACGCACTCGGCGTGGACGTGACCGAGGCCGACATCGCCGCGGGCGTCCGGAACGTCCACGCTCCCGGCCGGTTCGAGGTGATGGACCACGCGCCACTGACCGTCCTCGACGGGGCGCACAACCCGGACGCGTGTGTGAAACTGGCCGACACGCTCGAACGGCTCGAGTACGACTCGCTCCACCTCGTGTTCGGCGCGATGCGCGAGAAGGACCACCCCGCGATGTGCCGCGCGCTCCCGGCCGCCGACCGGGCGTACCTCGCGGAACCCGACGTGGAACGTGCCCGCGGGACGGACACGCTGGCGACCGTCTTCGACCGGGAGACGGACGCCGCCGTCGACACGTTCGACTCCGTCCTCGGGGCGCTGGAGGCCGCCTGCTGGGCGGCCGACCCGGGCGACTGTGTCCTCGCCACGGGGTCGCTCTACACCGTGGCGGAGGCCCGCGACCACTGGACGCGGAGTCCGCGTGTCGTGCGTACCGACTCGCACGGGGCCGCGCGTGAGGCGCTGGCCAGCGCGGACGTCCCCCGCGCCGTCCGGACGGACCGGGTGGACGCGATGGTCGACCGGACGCTCCGGTTCCACGTCCGCCGCGGGCGGGCGGGCGAACTGGTCGGTCGGATGCGCTCGCTCGGCGGGACGGGCGCCGTCTCGGGTATCGAGGCGGCCGACCAGCACGTCGAGGTGGTGCTGACGGGGACGCTCGACCAGTTCCGCGACCTCGTGCGGTACGTCCGGGCCTGCCCCGACGGCCGTCGCCTCGCGGGACGGGTGAACCGGGCGCTCGGTATCGGCACCGACGAGACGCCCGCCGCCTACCCCTGGCACGACGGCACCGCCGTCATGGGCATCCTGAACGTCACACCCGACTCCTTCCACGACGGCGGGGAGTACGACACCGTCCCGGCGGCCGTCGACCGGGCCGAGGCGATGGTCGTCGACGGCGCGGACATCGTCGACGTGGGTGGGGAGTCGACGCGCCCCGGTGCGGACCCGGTGCCGGCGGCCGAGGAGCGCGAGCGCGTGGTCCCGGTCGTCGAACGACTGGCCGACCTCGACACGTTCGTCTCGGTGGACACCCGGAAGGCGCTGGTGGCCGAGGCCGCACTCGAGGCCGGCGCCGACATGGTGAACGACGTGACCGGCCTCGGGGACGCGGCGATGCGCGAGGTGGTCGCCGCCCACGACGTGCCGGCCGTCGTGATGCACAGCCTCTCGGCACCGGTGGACCCGCACCACCGCTACGGTTACGACGACGTGGTCGACGACGTCCTCGAGGGGCTGACCGAGCGGGTGTTGCTTGCCGAGCGTGCGGGGATCGACCGCTCGAATCTGCTCCTCGACCCGGGGCTGGGGTTCGGCAAGCGGGCGGCCGAGAGCTTCGAGCTCCTGGACCGACTCTCCGAGTTCCGGGCGCTGGGGACGCCCGTGATGGTGGGACACTCCCACAAATCGATGTTCGAGGCGGTGGGGTGCGGTCCCGACGAGCGACTCGCACCCACCGTCGCCGCGACGGCCCTCGCGGCAGAACGCGGCGCGGACGTCGTCCGGGTCCACGACGTGGCCGAGAACGTCGCCGCCGTCGAGACGGCCCGGAAGACCCGGGGGGAGTGA
- a CDS encoding GcvT family protein encodes MSSKQFPASAETVILGAGIVGNSLAYHLARYGRDDIVLVDKGPLPDPGGSTGHASNFLMPVEHSKEMTHLTRRSIEQYKEFDTFVNSGGIEVARTDERVEELKRRVQSAKAYGEPAELLTPEEVEEMLPYVNTDIIKAGFYSPGAGTCDPLRAGEVMRARADAIASGEVAPENVGEVQADGGVQTQRPESTGGLHVSPNTEVLDIHVEHGEVQAVETDRGTVEADEVIIAAGLWSPKLAEMAGVDIPLTPAVHQMVSVGPISFFEDYEGEISFPVLRDMDTQMYERQHGNDLEVGSYQHRPILWDVDDVPSIDEAPLSPTQPPLTDDAFEQSMADALEIVPDLLDDPNAGIRHEIDGLLSQTPDGGPLLGPLQDVEGLWSAAAVWIKEAPAIGEAIAQLMTRGYSDIDIHASDVNRFYHYGTSREFVKNRAHEGFKKTYGIVHPAEQWQSSRPLRTSPFYHRQDDLDARFFEAAGWERPQWYESNEDLLEEYSEELEGLDRPNEWDSRWWDETILAEHLHMRDKVAMVGDMGFGIFDLRGDDVTAYLEGMVVGRVDVDVGKTVYTPVLAPNGGFVSDLTIARLGEDHYRVVTGGAAAGSDRSWFQSHIPEDADVKLIDNSEALCTLGVWGPDARDLVQSVTEEDVSHEAFPPYTAQEITVGEVDAWAMRLSYVGELGWEIYAPMGQGQRLWDVLWEAGQEYDVRPVGMGVYGTTGRLEKGYRLFGHELESEYDPSEAGLTFHGVKDADFVGKEAYAEAIEEDDAATLCTLSVDDHTSESGERRFMLGGEPIVDEDGEVIVDEEGRESYVTSAGTGPTVGKHLLMAYLPPEYAEEGQQLQVEYFDETYPVTVEVAGSRPLFDPENERIRS; translated from the coding sequence ATGAGTTCGAAGCAGTTCCCGGCCTCGGCCGAGACGGTCATCCTCGGCGCGGGTATCGTCGGGAACAGTCTGGCGTACCACCTCGCTCGGTACGGTCGGGACGACATCGTCCTCGTCGACAAGGGGCCGCTCCCGGACCCGGGCGGCTCGACGGGCCACGCCTCGAACTTCCTGATGCCGGTCGAACACTCGAAGGAGATGACCCACCTCACACGGCGCTCCATCGAGCAGTACAAGGAGTTCGACACGTTCGTCAACTCGGGCGGTATCGAGGTGGCCCGCACGGACGAGCGGGTCGAGGAACTGAAACGCCGGGTGCAGTCGGCGAAGGCGTACGGCGAACCGGCCGAACTCCTCACGCCCGAGGAGGTGGAGGAGATGCTCCCGTACGTCAACACGGACATCATCAAGGCGGGGTTCTACAGCCCCGGTGCCGGCACCTGCGACCCGCTCCGGGCGGGCGAGGTGATGCGGGCCCGGGCCGACGCCATCGCCTCGGGCGAGGTCGCCCCCGAGAACGTGGGCGAGGTGCAGGCCGACGGCGGCGTCCAGACCCAGCGACCCGAGAGCACGGGGGGGCTCCACGTCTCGCCGAACACGGAGGTCCTCGACATCCACGTCGAACACGGTGAGGTACAGGCCGTCGAGACGGACCGCGGGACCGTCGAGGCCGACGAGGTCATCATCGCGGCGGGGCTCTGGAGCCCGAAGCTCGCGGAGATGGCGGGCGTCGACATCCCGCTCACGCCGGCCGTCCACCAGATGGTCAGCGTCGGGCCCATCTCCTTCTTCGAGGACTACGAGGGAGAGATCTCGTTCCCGGTGCTGCGTGACATGGACACCCAGATGTACGAGCGACAGCACGGCAACGACCTCGAGGTCGGCTCCTACCAGCACCGGCCCATCCTCTGGGACGTCGACGACGTGCCCTCCATCGACGAGGCACCGCTGTCGCCGACCCAGCCGCCGCTCACGGACGACGCGTTCGAGCAGTCGATGGCCGACGCCCTCGAGATCGTGCCGGATCTGCTCGACGACCCGAACGCGGGCATCCGCCACGAGATAGACGGCCTGCTCTCGCAGACGCCCGACGGCGGCCCGCTCCTCGGCCCACTGCAGGACGTCGAGGGGCTGTGGTCGGCCGCGGCCGTCTGGATCAAGGAGGCGCCGGCCATCGGCGAGGCCATCGCCCAGCTGATGACGCGGGGCTACTCCGACATCGACATCCACGCCTCGGACGTCAACCGGTTCTACCACTACGGCACCTCGCGGGAGTTCGTGAAGAACCGCGCCCACGAGGGGTTCAAGAAGACGTACGGCATCGTCCACCCGGCCGAGCAGTGGCAGTCCTCGCGGCCGCTCCGGACGAGTCCGTTCTACCACCGGCAGGACGACCTCGACGCACGGTTCTTCGAGGCCGCCGGCTGGGAACGACCCCAGTGGTACGAGTCCAACGAGGACCTCCTCGAGGAGTACAGCGAGGAACTCGAGGGGCTGGACCGCCCCAACGAGTGGGACTCCCGCTGGTGGGACGAGACCATCCTCGCCGAGCACCTCCACATGCGTGACAAGGTGGCGATGGTCGGCGACATGGGCTTCGGCATCTTCGACCTCCGTGGCGACGACGTGACGGCGTACCTCGAGGGGATGGTCGTCGGCCGCGTCGACGTCGACGTCGGCAAGACCGTCTACACGCCCGTCCTCGCGCCGAACGGGGGGTTCGTCTCGGACCTCACCATCGCGCGGCTCGGCGAGGACCACTACCGGGTCGTGACCGGCGGTGCGGCGGCCGGCTCCGACCGTTCGTGGTTCCAGAGCCACATCCCCGAGGACGCGGACGTGAAGCTCATCGATAACAGCGAGGCGCTCTGCACGCTCGGGGTCTGGGGGCCGGACGCCCGCGACCTCGTCCAGAGCGTCACCGAGGAGGACGTGTCCCACGAGGCGTTCCCGCCGTACACGGCCCAGGAGATCACCGTCGGCGAGGTGGACGCGTGGGCGATGCGCCTCTCGTACGTCGGCGAACTGGGCTGGGAGATATACGCCCCGATGGGGCAGGGCCAGCGGCTCTGGGACGTCCTCTGGGAGGCCGGACAGGAGTACGACGTCCGCCCGGTCGGGATGGGCGTCTACGGGACCACCGGCCGACTGGAGAAGGGCTACCGCCTGTTCGGCCACGAACTCGAGTCCGAGTACGACCCCTCGGAGGCCGGGCTGACCTTCCACGGTGTGAAGGACGCCGACTTCGTCGGGAAGGAGGCGTACGCCGAGGCCATCGAGGAGGACGACGCGGCGACGCTCTGTACGCTCTCGGTCGACGACCACACCTCGGAGTCCGGCGAGCGCCGGTTCATGCTCGGCGGTGAACCCATCGTCGACGAGGACGGCGAGGTCATCGTCGACGAGGAGGGCCGCGAGTCCTACGTGACGAGCGCGGGCACCGGCCCGACGGTCGGGAAGCACCTGCTGATGGCGTACCTGCCGCCGGAGTACGCGGAGGAGGGCCAGCAACTGCAGGTGGAGTACTTCGACGAGACGTACCCGGTGACCGTCGAGGTGGCCGGGAGCCGACCGCTGTTCGATCCGGAGAACGAGCGCATCCGGTCCTGA
- a CDS encoding electron transfer flavoprotein subunit beta/FixA family protein — protein sequence MDTLACVKRVPDTGAKIVLTDDQRAIDTSNLGFTMSPHEECGLEEAVQIAQDTGGTATALTLGTAEADEQLRTALAMQADEAVLLETEEREWGPLDTATAIADYVRETDDEYDLLLFGTESADNGNYQVPIHVATQLGLPVVTAIKHIEVEDDTVVARREAGGGEEVYELETPAVVGVKEGLNEPRYPSMRSKMRARQQEVEQHHPEPGGRDRLEMVRLEAPEQDEGTAEILGEGPEATPRIVEILQEDLEVL from the coding sequence ATGGATACACTAGCTTGTGTCAAGCGCGTACCGGACACCGGTGCGAAGATCGTACTGACCGACGACCAACGAGCCATCGACACGTCCAACCTCGGGTTCACGATGAGCCCGCACGAGGAGTGTGGTCTGGAGGAGGCGGTGCAGATCGCCCAGGACACCGGCGGGACGGCGACGGCACTCACCCTCGGCACCGCGGAGGCCGACGAACAGCTCCGGACCGCGCTGGCGATGCAGGCCGACGAGGCGGTGTTGCTCGAGACCGAGGAGCGCGAGTGGGGGCCCCTCGACACCGCGACGGCCATCGCCGACTACGTCCGGGAGACGGACGACGAGTACGACCTCCTCCTGTTCGGCACGGAGTCGGCGGACAACGGGAACTACCAGGTCCCCATCCACGTCGCCACGCAGCTCGGCCTGCCGGTGGTGACGGCCATCAAGCACATCGAGGTGGAAGACGACACGGTGGTCGCCCGACGCGAGGCGGGCGGCGGCGAGGAGGTGTACGAGCTGGAGACGCCCGCCGTCGTCGGCGTCAAGGAGGGACTGAACGAGCCGCGCTACCCGTCGATGCGCTCGAAGATGCGCGCCCGGCAACAGGAGGTCGAACAGCACCACCCCGAACCGGGCGGCCGCGACCGGCTGGAGATGGTCCGGCTGGAGGCGCCCGAACAGGACGAGGGCACCGCCGAGATACTCGGCGAGGGGCCGGAGGCGACGCCACGTATCGTCGAGATACTGCAGGAGGACCTGGAGGTGCTCTGA
- a CDS encoding electron transfer flavoprotein subunit alpha/FixB family protein, producing MVLALVEHEAGVPEDSSLEMLTLARGVAEETDEPLTAVVVGAEAAGVADDLGTYGVETVYVVDHERLDDYAPVAWATSVDQLAADLDPDAVVAPGSTRGHEVLAHVAARREQSMAANCIEVTTGEEYELTRQRWGGTLLEEARLGGDTKLLTAAAHEVSAEPADSPTEPAVESFDPSLDEEAFEVRVTRHEASDVEGVPLGEARVVVGGGRGVGGPDGYDQLEELADLLGGAVGASRAAVNEGWRPHDDQVGQTGAKISPKLYVACGISGAVQHMVGCKGAENILAINTDPEAAIIQKARWAVVGDLHEVVPELNESIRSAN from the coding sequence ATGGTGCTCGCACTGGTGGAACACGAGGCGGGCGTGCCGGAGGACTCGTCGCTGGAGATGCTGACGCTGGCCCGTGGCGTGGCCGAGGAGACGGACGAACCGCTCACGGCCGTCGTCGTGGGCGCGGAGGCGGCGGGCGTGGCCGACGACCTCGGTACCTACGGCGTGGAGACGGTGTACGTCGTCGACCACGAACGACTCGACGACTACGCGCCGGTGGCGTGGGCCACGAGCGTCGACCAGCTGGCGGCCGACCTCGACCCGGACGCCGTCGTCGCGCCCGGGAGCACCCGTGGGCACGAGGTGCTCGCGCACGTCGCGGCGCGCCGAGAGCAGTCGATGGCCGCGAACTGTATCGAGGTGACGACGGGCGAGGAGTACGAGCTCACCCGCCAGCGCTGGGGCGGGACGCTGCTGGAGGAGGCTCGTCTCGGCGGCGACACGAAACTGCTGACGGCGGCCGCTCACGAGGTGAGCGCCGAACCGGCCGACTCGCCGACGGAGCCTGCCGTCGAGTCGTTCGACCCGTCGCTCGACGAGGAGGCGTTCGAGGTGCGCGTGACGCGCCACGAGGCGTCCGACGTGGAGGGCGTGCCACTCGGCGAGGCACGCGTCGTCGTCGGCGGTGGTCGCGGCGTGGGCGGCCCCGACGGCTACGACCAGCTCGAGGAGCTCGCGGACCTCCTCGGCGGGGCGGTGGGTGCCTCCCGCGCCGCGGTCAACGAGGGGTGGCGGCCCCACGACGACCAGGTGGGACAGACGGGGGCGAAGATCTCGCCGAAGCTCTACGTCGCCTGTGGCATCTCGGGTGCCGTCCAGCACATGGTGGGCTGCAAGGGTGCCGAGAACATCCTCGCCATCAACACCGACCCCGAGGCGGCCATCATCCAGAAGGCACGTTGGGCCGTCGTCGGTGACCTCCACGAGGTGGTGCCGGAGCTCAACGAGTCCATCCGCTCGGCCAACTGA